The sequence ATCTGCTGGTACAATATCCATTCCAAAACAGTTTAGAAAATACATGGATATCCAAAAAGGTGAATATGTCAAAGTAATTCTCGGAAAAGATAGATTATTGGTTAGAAAAGTAACAATTTCTTAATCAATTATTGTTGTTTTTGAGGTATTTTGATAGTCTGATATGTCCATTCTCGACCATTTCTGGTTCTATTTACCCTACCTTTTGTAGCAAATCGTGACAAGTAAGTGGA comes from Nitrosopumilus oxyclinae and encodes:
- a CDS encoding AbrB/MazE/SpoVT family DNA-binding domain-containing protein, encoding MSVQDNEVLVKITSAGTISIPKQFRKYMDIQKGEYVKVILGKDRLLVRKVTIS